One Deltaproteobacteria bacterium DNA segment encodes these proteins:
- a CDS encoding N-acetyltransferase, with protein MIRKAKISDAEEVQRLINHFAKEGKLLPRSLSEIYDNLRDFYIFEGEDHHIGGVCALHICWEDLAEIRSLAVAEEARERGIGGKLVKACLEEARQLGVSRVFLLTYIPPYFERAGFQVVDKSTLPHKIWADCIRCVKFPNCDEIAMILNL; from the coding sequence TTGATCCGCAAGGCCAAGATCTCTGATGCCGAAGAGGTCCAAAGGTTGATAAATCACTTCGCCAAGGAGGGAAAGCTTCTCCCTCGCTCTCTGAGTGAGATCTATGATAACCTGCGCGACTTCTACATCTTTGAGGGGGAAGACCATCACATAGGGGGTGTGTGCGCCTTGCATATCTGCTGGGAGGACCTGGCGGAGATTCGCTCTCTTGCCGTGGCGGAGGAGGCGAGGGAAAGGGGTATAGGGGGAAAATTGGTCAAGGCATGTCTCGAGGAGGCGAGGCAACTTGGTGTCTCACGGGTCTTTCTCCTCACCTATATCCCCCCTTATTTCGAACGGGCCGGCTTCCAGGTGGTGGACAAATCCACCCTGCCTCATAAGATCTGGGCTGATTGTATCAGGTGTGTCAAGTTCCCCAACTGCGACGAGATCGCAATGATCCTCAATCTTTAG
- a CDS encoding insulinase family protein, whose protein sequence is MRDLSLDFQLDHLANGLKILTLEDPSHPIVSYQIHFATGSRNEKTGITGISHLFEHMMFRGSKELGPEEFARIIQANGGTLNAFTTVDNTTYFENLPADKLELAIKLEAERLENLRLTQENLDAEREVVRSERKLRSVNSPFGLLIEQLFAIAFDLHPYQWPVIGWDHDLRRLTLDDCLQYYRRGYAPNNAVVVIIGDFLREEALTLVDKYYGHLKPQAPLEQVPAQERPQRGERRSIYKKVSQLEAFFAGFHVPGIKDPDIFPLLALSNILSYGRSSRFYLRFVKTGKAVEAKVEAEPPPFWPMDPGLLQVYAIAAPGVEIEALEKEIWGAIEEIKNGEFEEEELAKAKRGLEASFIMGLQSIFFRGLAGGLYEIKAGGWGMVNNLLKEYKGVTKEDVQRVAQRYLKEDNRTVVTLEPITPEENELLGAVE, encoded by the coding sequence ATGCGAGATCTCAGCTTGGACTTTCAGCTGGACCATCTGGCGAACGGTTTGAAGATCTTGACCCTGGAGGATCCATCTCATCCGATCGTATCCTACCAAATACACTTTGCCACAGGTTCCAGGAACGAGAAGACCGGGATCACCGGCATCTCCCATCTCTTTGAACACATGATGTTCAGAGGCTCCAAGGAGTTAGGTCCCGAAGAGTTCGCGCGCATCATTCAGGCCAATGGTGGGACCCTCAATGCCTTCACCACTGTGGATAACACCACCTATTTCGAAAACCTCCCCGCCGATAAATTGGAGCTGGCCATCAAGTTGGAGGCCGAGAGGCTTGAAAACCTCCGCCTAACCCAAGAAAACCTGGATGCTGAGAGGGAGGTAGTCAGAAGTGAGCGAAAGTTGCGGAGCGTCAACTCCCCCTTTGGTCTCCTAATAGAGCAACTCTTCGCCATCGCCTTTGACCTACACCCCTATCAATGGCCGGTGATCGGCTGGGATCACGACCTTAGGCGATTGACCTTGGATGACTGCCTGCAATATTACCGAAGGGGGTATGCCCCCAATAACGCAGTGGTGGTCATCATCGGTGATTTTCTAAGAGAAGAGGCCTTGACCTTGGTCGATAAGTACTACGGCCATCTCAAACCCCAAGCCCCTTTGGAGCAAGTCCCAGCTCAGGAGAGGCCCCAGAGGGGGGAGAGGCGCTCCATATACAAAAAGGTATCTCAGCTGGAGGCCTTTTTCGCCGGGTTTCACGTCCCTGGGATCAAAGACCCCGACATCTTCCCCTTGCTCGCCCTCAGTAATATCCTCTCCTATGGGAGATCTTCCCGTTTTTATCTGCGCTTTGTCAAGACCGGCAAGGCCGTGGAGGCCAAGGTGGAGGCAGAGCCCCCACCCTTTTGGCCCATGGATCCGGGACTGCTGCAGGTATATGCCATAGCGGCGCCTGGAGTGGAGATAGAGGCCTTGGAGAAAGAGATATGGGGGGCCATCGAAGAGATAAAAAATGGGGAATTTGAGGAAGAGGAGCTCGCCAAGGCCAAAAGGGGGCTGGAGGCCTCTTTCATCATGGGGCTGCAGTCCATCTTTTTCAGGGGTTTGGCAGGGGGGCTCTATGAGATAAAGGCAGGGGGCTGGGGGATGGTCAACAACTTGCTAAAAGAGTATAAAGGAGTAACTAAGGAAGATGTCCAGAGGGTGGCCCAGAGATATCTGAAGGAGGATAACAGGACGGTTGTCACATTGGAACCCATTACCCCGGAGGAGAACGAACTCTTAGGGGCGGTGGAATAG
- a CDS encoding histone deacetylase — protein sequence MEKTGIVRHRLYLEHRTGILHPESPQRLQSIYNMLDNKDFGDTLVNIEPRYATLEELLWVHDSRYVDRILDSAEKAQVRFDPDTVTSPKTYKAAWLAAGGVMEAVRGVLTGEVRNAFALIRPPGHHAERDRAMGFCIFNNEAIAAKYALKAHGLEKVLIVDWDLHHGNGIQHIFYEDPHVLYFSVHRHPFYPWGGGVQEVGEGEGEGYTVNIPLEAGCSDACYGNVFRHLLSPIARQYRPELLLVAAGFDIHYSDPIRSMNVTTEGFARMTALLMEMAADLCEGRLVIILEGGYNPQALRDSVEMVLWELTDSSMINKGEMQQVEEAQYEEIAEAIQRVKGVQSRYWNL from the coding sequence GTGGAAAAGACAGGGATCGTGAGGCATCGTCTTTATCTGGAGCACAGAACGGGGATCTTGCACCCAGAGAGTCCGCAGCGGCTTCAGTCTATTTATAATATGTTAGATAATAAGGACTTTGGTGATACACTGGTGAATATTGAGCCCCGATATGCGACATTGGAGGAACTCCTCTGGGTCCACGACTCCCGTTATGTGGACCGTATATTGGACAGTGCGGAGAAGGCCCAGGTCAGGTTTGACCCTGACACGGTAACCTCACCCAAGACATACAAGGCTGCCTGGTTAGCAGCAGGGGGGGTGATGGAGGCTGTCAGAGGTGTTTTGACGGGAGAAGTACGCAATGCCTTTGCCCTTATCAGGCCCCCAGGCCATCACGCTGAGAGGGATCGGGCCATGGGGTTCTGTATATTTAACAACGAGGCCATCGCAGCGAAGTATGCCTTGAAGGCTCACGGATTGGAGAAGGTGTTGATCGTCGACTGGGACCTCCACCACGGCAATGGCATCCAGCACATCTTCTATGAGGATCCCCATGTCCTCTATTTTTCCGTTCACCGCCACCCGTTTTATCCCTGGGGTGGAGGGGTACAAGAGGTGGGAGAGGGGGAAGGTGAGGGTTACACTGTAAATATCCCCCTGGAGGCCGGTTGTTCTGACGCGTGTTACGGCAATGTCTTCCGCCACCTCCTTTCGCCCATTGCCCGACAGTATAGACCGGAGTTACTATTAGTGGCCGCTGGGTTCGACATTCATTATAGCGATCCTATTAGATCGATGAATGTCACCACAGAAGGTTTTGCCAGGATGACCGCCCTTCTGATGGAGATGGCCGCTGACCTTTGTGAGGGGAGGCTGGTCATCATTTTGGAGGGGGGATACAACCCCCAGGCCCTGCGGGACTCGGTGGAGATGGTCCTTTGGGAACTGACCGACAGTTCAATGATCAATAAGGGGGAGATGCAGCAGGTGGAAGAGGCCCAATACGAGGAGATAGCCGAGGCCATTCAGCGGGTCAAGGGGGTTCAAAGTCGTTATTGGAATCTTTAG
- the acsA gene encoding acetate--CoA ligase, with translation MMENILPPANPEANLQDYSEVYQSFDWKEVEQEFSWHRTKKVNIAYEAIDRHADDPARSHRFCLIYEDKNRRERITYHQMRDLSNKFANVLNKLGVEKGDRVFIFLPRCPEYYIAMVGCAKVGAIFGPLFEALMEVAVRERLRDSGAKVLVTTPKMAARVPFSELPDLQHIILVGAGNIVLRPGEVSWEEEMSCAPYDFDIEWVDLEDPLYLIYTSGSTGNPKGVLHVHKDMVGYLITARWVLDLRDDDVLWTTAEPGWITGTVYGAFAPWLCGVDNFVRGGRFELEAWCRSIESHRVTVLYTAPTVFRRLMKKEKEIINRCNLRSLRHILSVGEPLPPDVVYWARRVFGIPIHDTWWMTETGMIMIANYPSMPVKPGSIGKPLPGIAASVINPQGKEAPPLTLGELAIKEGWPAMMRGIWRDEKRYREYFPFELWYISGDTAYVDEDGYFYFQGRDDDLIKVAGVMVGPPEVEEALQGHPAVADAGVIGKPDPLKGSVIKAFISLNPGFSPSEGLKEEIIEFMKKYFSPRIVPKEIEFRPEIPRSEEGTVIRRVLKAWELGLPA, from the coding sequence ATGATGGAAAACATTCTCCCCCCTGCTAACCCGGAGGCCAATCTACAGGATTACAGCGAGGTATATCAATCCTTCGACTGGAAGGAGGTGGAGCAGGAGTTCAGTTGGCACCGTACTAAAAAGGTAAATATCGCCTATGAGGCCATCGATCGACATGCGGATGATCCAGCCCGCAGTCACAGGTTCTGTCTGATCTATGAGGATAAGAACAGGAGGGAGAGGATAACATACCATCAGATGAGGGACCTCTCCAATAAATTCGCCAACGTCCTCAATAAGCTGGGGGTGGAGAAGGGGGACAGGGTCTTCATATTTCTCCCTCGCTGTCCCGAGTATTACATCGCCATGGTCGGTTGTGCCAAGGTCGGTGCCATCTTCGGACCCCTATTTGAGGCCTTAATGGAGGTGGCAGTCAGGGAGAGATTGAGGGACAGCGGGGCCAAGGTACTGGTGACCACCCCCAAAATGGCTGCCCGGGTACCCTTCAGCGAACTACCAGACCTTCAACACATCATCCTGGTGGGGGCAGGGAACATCGTGCTTAGGCCTGGTGAGGTGAGTTGGGAGGAGGAGATGTCCTGCGCCCCCTATGACTTCGATATAGAATGGGTGGACCTGGAAGACCCCCTCTACCTGATCTACACCTCCGGCTCCACCGGGAATCCCAAGGGGGTCCTCCACGTCCATAAAGACATGGTCGGGTACCTGATCACGGCCCGATGGGTGCTGGATCTCAGGGATGACGATGTCCTTTGGACCACTGCGGAACCAGGTTGGATTACAGGGACGGTATATGGGGCCTTTGCCCCCTGGCTCTGTGGTGTGGACAACTTTGTCCGGGGGGGGAGGTTTGAGCTAGAAGCTTGGTGCCGTTCGATTGAGTCCCATCGGGTAACGGTCTTGTACACCGCCCCCACCGTCTTCCGGAGGCTGATGAAGAAGGAAAAGGAAATAATAAATAGGTGTAATCTACGCAGCCTGCGGCATATCCTCAGTGTGGGGGAACCCTTGCCCCCGGATGTCGTCTATTGGGCCAGGAGGGTCTTTGGAATCCCTATTCATGACACCTGGTGGATGACCGAGACGGGAATGATCATGATCGCCAACTACCCCAGTATGCCGGTTAAGCCAGGTTCCATCGGGAAGCCCTTGCCCGGTATTGCGGCAAGCGTGATCAATCCTCAGGGAAAGGAAGCCCCCCCCCTGACTTTAGGGGAGCTGGCCATAAAGGAGGGGTGGCCGGCCATGATGAGGGGGATCTGGCGGGACGAGAAGAGGTATCGGGAATATTTCCCCTTTGAACTCTGGTATATCTCTGGGGATACTGCCTATGTGGATGAGGACGGTTATTTCTACTTTCAGGGGAGGGACGATGACCTGATCAAGGTGGCCGGAGTGATGGTGGGCCCCCCCGAGGTGGAGGAAGCCCTGCAGGGGCACCCGGCGGTGGCCGATGCCGGGGTCATCGGCAAACCCGACCCTTTAAAGGGGAGTGTGATCAAGGCCTTTATCTCACTGAACCCAGGTTTTTCTCCCTCCGAAGGACTAAAGGAGGAGATAATAGAGTTCATGAAGAAGTACTTCTCCCCTCGTATAGTTCCCAAGGAGATAGAGTTTCGCCCCGAGATCCCCAGATCAGAGGAAGGGACGGTGATCAGGAGGGTGCTGAAGGCATGGGAGTTGGGGCTTCCTGCCTAA
- the acs gene encoding acetate--CoA ligase: MAEEKSKGMKTMLEETRVFPPPKGIVDRAYIKSMDEYKKMYQRSLDDPEGFWAEQAEMLDWYKKWDKVWEWSFDTLDIQWFKGGKLNIAYNCLDRHLEKRGDKVALIFQGEPLDDSKTYTYKELYEEVCKFANVLKKDGVKKGDRVSIYLPMIPELPIAMLACARIGAIHSVVFGGFSAEALRDRVQDCESRVLITCDGYWRSGKTVNSKASADKAMEECPMVETAIVVNRMGIDVPMKEGRDVWWHEEMAKDDITPVCEPEQMDAEDVLFILYTSGSTGKPKGVVHTTAGYLLYCVSTLKYCFDIKEEDVWYCTADIGWVTGHSYIVYGPLALGTTSLEFESVPTYPEPDRFWEIVERWKVTQFYTAPTAIRALMREGEEWTKKRDMSSLKILGSVGEPINPEAWIWYYKNVGKEKCPIIDTWWQTETGGFLITPLPVTPLKPGSATFPFFGVETKILREDGSECEADEGGSLCIARPWPGMLRGFWNDPDKQRFRETYFSMFKGYYFSGDGCRRDVDGYHWLLGRIDDVINVSGHRIGTAEVESALVAHDKVAEAAVIGYPHEIKGQGIYAFVTLKTGVQKSDDLLKELRTHVRTIIGPIATPDKLQFADGLPKTRSGKIMRRILRKIAEGAIDELGDTSTLADPSVVDNLVAGRK, encoded by the coding sequence ATGGCGGAAGAAAAGAGCAAAGGAATGAAAACGATGTTGGAGGAAACACGTGTATTTCCTCCGCCTAAAGGGATTGTTGACCGGGCGTATATCAAGAGCATGGATGAGTACAAAAAGATGTACCAACGGTCCCTTGACGATCCGGAGGGGTTCTGGGCGGAGCAGGCGGAAATGCTCGACTGGTACAAGAAGTGGGATAAGGTCTGGGAATGGAGTTTCGATACGTTGGACATTCAGTGGTTCAAGGGAGGGAAACTCAACATTGCCTATAACTGTCTCGATCGACACCTCGAGAAGCGTGGTGACAAAGTCGCTCTCATTTTTCAGGGTGAACCCTTGGATGACAGCAAGACCTATACCTACAAGGAACTCTACGAAGAGGTCTGCAAATTCGCCAACGTCCTCAAGAAGGATGGGGTCAAGAAGGGAGATCGGGTCTCCATCTATCTGCCGATGATTCCGGAGCTCCCCATTGCAATGCTGGCCTGTGCACGCATCGGCGCTATCCACAGCGTAGTGTTTGGAGGGTTCAGTGCCGAGGCCCTGAGGGACCGGGTGCAGGATTGCGAATCACGGGTCCTCATTACATGTGACGGCTACTGGAGAAGTGGTAAGACCGTCAACAGCAAGGCCAGCGCCGATAAGGCCATGGAAGAATGCCCCATGGTGGAGACGGCAATAGTTGTCAACCGGATGGGGATCGATGTGCCCATGAAGGAAGGCAGAGATGTGTGGTGGCACGAGGAAATGGCAAAAGATGACATCACTCCTGTCTGCGAACCCGAGCAGATGGATGCTGAGGATGTGCTTTTTATTCTGTACACCAGTGGAAGCACGGGCAAGCCGAAAGGGGTCGTCCACACGACAGCAGGATATCTTCTTTACTGCGTGTCAACCCTTAAGTATTGTTTCGACATCAAGGAAGAAGACGTATGGTACTGTACCGCTGACATCGGATGGGTCACCGGGCACAGCTACATCGTCTATGGACCGCTCGCCTTGGGTACGACCAGCCTGGAATTCGAGAGTGTTCCGACCTACCCCGAACCCGACAGGTTCTGGGAAATCGTTGAGCGGTGGAAGGTCACCCAGTTCTACACCGCACCTACCGCCATACGGGCCCTGATGAGAGAGGGGGAGGAATGGACGAAAAAGAGAGATATGTCCTCTCTCAAGATCCTCGGCTCCGTGGGCGAGCCCATCAACCCCGAGGCATGGATCTGGTACTACAAAAATGTAGGAAAGGAAAAGTGCCCGATCATCGATACCTGGTGGCAGACCGAGACCGGTGGATTCCTTATCACTCCGTTGCCCGTAACACCGCTGAAGCCCGGATCAGCTACCTTCCCGTTCTTCGGTGTAGAGACGAAAATCCTCAGAGAAGATGGCTCCGAGTGTGAAGCCGATGAGGGTGGTTCCCTGTGCATAGCAAGGCCGTGGCCGGGGATGCTGCGTGGTTTCTGGAATGATCCTGACAAGCAGCGCTTCAGAGAGACCTACTTCAGCATGTTCAAGGGCTACTACTTCTCCGGTGATGGTTGCAGGCGCGATGTCGACGGCTACCACTGGCTCCTGGGCCGGATCGACGACGTCATCAATGTCTCAGGGCATAGAATCGGCACTGCTGAGGTCGAGAGTGCCCTGGTTGCCCATGATAAAGTTGCTGAAGCGGCAGTCATCGGCTATCCGCATGAGATTAAGGGGCAGGGTATCTACGCCTTTGTGACGTTGAAAACCGGTGTTCAGAAGAGCGATGACCTCCTCAAGGAACTCCGTACCCATGTGAGGACGATCATTGGACCGATAGCCACACCCGACAAGCTTCAGTTTGCCGACGGTCTGCCCAAGACACGGAGCGGAAAGATCATGAGGCGAATCCTGCGCAAGATTGCCGAGGGCGCCATTGATGAGCTGGGCGATACCTCTACCCTGGCTGACCCCTCAGTGGTCGATAACCTCGTCGCAGGAAGGAAGTAA
- a CDS encoding insulinase family protein: MFPLQESNIKKLRLPNGLTVMSLEYRRLPLVHITLMIKRGAERDPEGKEGLADLTAEMLTLGTKGRDSQGLALEMERLGARYSASSGWDASFLETLGLSGDFTTLMDLLGDMLLRPAFSQQEMGQSQQRRISRLIQQRDQTEVIADEMIIQHLLVGTPYAHPTYGTIPSLQGLEEGDPRSFYLRRYSPGDTVLLVVGDISPEEISKEAEGLFGGWKAEGGVDDQIPTPARPQGRRIIVVDRPDLTQSQIRLGLLGINRKDEDYIPFKVMNYIFGGGGFSSRLMQRIRAEKGYTYGVTSSFKAGRIDGPFIISTFTPTANTLSVIEEILKMMGEFIKEGTRAQELEEAKNYFMGSFPLKLETPGQMAKEILELELYDIPFDYLSCYQEAIKQVTLEEVNKLACTYLHPEDLIIVVVGRAEDFLEPLRNFGEVELIEYSEVTGVGLSPIPSNRHLPLAGRIAFPSPG; this comes from the coding sequence GTGTTTCCTTTGCAAGAATCGAACATAAAAAAGTTGCGTCTCCCCAATGGCCTAACGGTGATGAGCTTGGAATATCGCAGGTTACCTTTGGTCCATATCACATTGATGATAAAGAGGGGGGCTGAGAGGGATCCCGAGGGAAAAGAGGGTCTGGCTGACCTTACCGCCGAGATGTTGACCCTCGGCACAAAGGGGAGGGACAGCCAGGGGCTGGCCCTGGAGATGGAAAGGTTGGGGGCGAGGTATTCCGCCAGTTCTGGTTGGGACGCCTCTTTTTTGGAGACCTTGGGGCTATCAGGGGATTTTACTACTTTGATGGACTTGTTGGGCGATATGCTCCTGAGGCCCGCCTTTTCGCAGCAGGAGATGGGGCAATCCCAGCAGAGGAGGATCTCCCGCTTGATCCAACAGCGGGACCAGACAGAGGTCATCGCCGACGAAATGATCATCCAGCACCTCCTAGTAGGGACCCCTTATGCACATCCCACCTACGGTACCATCCCCTCCCTCCAGGGTTTGGAGGAAGGAGACCCCAGGTCTTTTTATCTCCGTCGTTATTCCCCTGGAGATACTGTACTGCTGGTGGTCGGCGATATCAGCCCAGAGGAGATATCAAAGGAGGCCGAGGGCCTCTTTGGGGGGTGGAAGGCCGAGGGGGGGGTTGACGATCAGATACCAACACCTGCAAGACCCCAGGGGAGGAGGATAATCGTGGTGGACCGTCCTGACCTTACCCAGAGTCAGATAAGGCTGGGCCTGCTGGGGATCAATAGAAAAGATGAAGATTATATCCCTTTCAAGGTGATGAACTATATCTTCGGTGGGGGGGGATTCTCCTCCCGGCTAATGCAGCGGATAAGGGCCGAGAAGGGATACACCTATGGTGTCACAAGCTCATTTAAGGCCGGCCGCATAGATGGGCCCTTTATCATCTCCACCTTTACCCCGACAGCCAATACCCTGTCAGTAATAGAGGAGATCCTAAAGATGATGGGGGAGTTTATCAAGGAGGGGACAAGGGCCCAGGAGCTTGAGGAAGCGAAGAACTATTTCATGGGGAGCTTCCCCTTGAAGTTGGAGACCCCTGGGCAGATGGCCAAGGAGATCCTGGAACTGGAGCTTTACGATATCCCCTTCGATTATCTCTCCTGTTACCAGGAGGCCATCAAGCAGGTCACCCTAGAGGAGGTCAACAAGCTGGCCTGCACCTATCTCCATCCAGAAGACCTCATCATTGTAGTAGTGGGCAGGGCCGAGGACTTCCTGGAGCCACTGCGAAATTTTGGCGAGGTAGAGCTCATCGAATACTCTGAGGTGACAGGGGTTGGCCTTTCTCCAATACCTTCAAACAGACATCTACCACTTGCGGGTCGTATAGCCTTCCCCTCCCCTGGCTGA
- a CDS encoding OFA family MFS transporter codes for MAEQVKNRGWSVTFAGTGINLALGILYTWSIFKGAIKESIDSGAEGGFQWDIASLNDPYAVCCLVFAFLMILGGKIQDKIGPRTTALMGGIMVGLGFILISQSTSYIIWILGFGLLVGTGIAFAYASATPPALKWFPPEKTGLIAGLVVAGFGLASVYIAPLSNYLLGVWGLQNTMMFFGIAFLIVVGGLSMILINPPPGYVPKGANPSSGKVAKKVSVQNEYTPLQMMTTPTFYMLWFAYFIGAGAGLMVIASVAGMAKKSMGELAFLVVAILAIGNAGGRVIAGILSDKIGRTLTLFIMLTFQAVLMFAAIPIMGMGVEKSAVVMLILLTTFIGFNYGTNLSLFPSATKDLWGLKNFGINYGIVFTAWGVGGFVMGRLSQMLKASTGSFNSSFITAGIMLLVGAALALILGARMSAAKTKK; via the coding sequence ATGGCTGAACAAGTAAAAAATCGTGGTTGGTCTGTCACCTTTGCCGGTACAGGAATTAACCTTGCCTTGGGGATCCTCTATACCTGGAGTATTTTTAAAGGTGCAATCAAAGAGTCCATCGATTCAGGTGCAGAAGGGGGCTTCCAGTGGGATATTGCATCCCTTAATGACCCCTACGCTGTATGCTGCCTTGTATTCGCCTTTCTGATGATTCTTGGTGGAAAGATCCAGGATAAAATTGGCCCCAGGACAACAGCATTGATGGGTGGCATTATGGTCGGCCTGGGCTTTATCTTGATATCTCAGTCTACAAGCTATATCATCTGGATCCTTGGGTTTGGTCTTCTAGTGGGCACCGGTATAGCTTTCGCTTACGCCTCCGCTACCCCACCTGCCCTTAAGTGGTTTCCCCCAGAGAAAACAGGCCTGATTGCCGGATTGGTCGTTGCTGGTTTTGGTCTTGCATCCGTCTACATTGCACCCCTGTCAAATTACCTCCTTGGAGTTTGGGGGCTACAAAATACGATGATGTTTTTTGGAATTGCCTTCCTTATTGTCGTGGGTGGACTCTCAATGATTCTCATCAATCCCCCTCCAGGCTATGTGCCGAAAGGCGCAAACCCAAGTAGCGGCAAAGTAGCAAAAAAGGTTTCGGTTCAGAACGAGTACACCCCTTTACAGATGATGACGACCCCTACATTTTATATGTTGTGGTTTGCCTATTTTATTGGGGCAGGTGCCGGGCTGATGGTAATTGCAAGTGTTGCCGGGATGGCGAAAAAGAGCATGGGGGAGTTGGCGTTTCTGGTTGTTGCCATTTTGGCAATTGGAAACGCCGGTGGGCGTGTTATAGCTGGAATTCTCTCGGATAAAATCGGTCGTACTCTTACCCTTTTCATTATGCTCACTTTTCAAGCCGTATTGATGTTTGCTGCCATACCTATTATGGGCATGGGTGTTGAGAAATCAGCTGTCGTCATGCTCATTTTGCTGACTACCTTTATCGGTTTCAATTATGGAACAAATCTGTCCCTCTTCCCCTCAGCCACAAAGGATCTCTGGGGACTAAAAAACTTTGGCATCAACTATGGAATAGTTTTTACCGCCTGGGGTGTTGGTGGGTTTGTTATGGGTCGTTTATCCCAGATGCTAAAGGCCAGTACCGGCAGTTTTAACTCCTCTTTCATAACAGCCGGTATAATGCTCCTTGTTGGGGCTGCCCTTGCCTTGATATTGGGAGCCAGAATGTCTGCGGCTAAAACTAAAAAGTAG